The following are encoded in a window of Collinsella aerofaciens genomic DNA:
- the rsfS gene encoding ribosome silencing factor: MADETMTDEQILKDVEHKSFAATSDRTAASLSASGVAAEDVARAAAQAAYDKKGEDVQVLDLTELSDVCDYFVLATGTNNRQVDSIVDEIEEKVAEACGEHPFSIEGREQKTWMLMDYGSVVVHVFTPEARDFYRLEKLWGDAPQLPLNLL; this comes from the coding sequence ATGGCCGACGAGACCATGACTGACGAGCAGATTCTCAAGGATGTGGAGCACAAGAGCTTCGCCGCCACGTCCGACCGCACCGCCGCCTCGCTGTCCGCGAGCGGTGTCGCCGCCGAGGATGTCGCCCGCGCCGCCGCGCAGGCCGCCTACGACAAGAAGGGCGAGGACGTTCAGGTGCTCGACCTGACTGAGCTTTCCGATGTGTGCGACTACTTTGTCCTTGCTACCGGCACCAACAACCGCCAGGTTGATTCGATCGTCGACGAGATTGAGGAGAAGGTCGCCGAGGCTTGCGGCGAGCATCCGTTCTCCATCGAGGGCCGCGAGCAGAAGACTTGGATGCTCATGGACTACGGTTCGGTTGTCGTCCACGTCTTCACTCCCGAAGCCCGCGACTTCTACCGCCTCGAGAAACTCTGGGGAGACGCCCCCCAGCTCCCCCTCAATCTCCTCTAG
- the yqeK gene encoding bis(5'-nucleosyl)-tetraphosphatase (symmetrical) YqeK, whose protein sequence is MKDKRKRYVHSLGVAETALHLAEVYGVDRFDAAAAGLIHDWDKVLSDDELVARALHYGIKVAGSPSAATPLLHGPVAAYELPQLFPGLSPAVFQAVDRHTVGACDMTPLDMVVFVADAIEPNRHGDYAHALRKMVGESTLDELFFSCFAQGLVYVIQSGRYLYPTAITIYNHYAQLR, encoded by the coding sequence ATGAAGGATAAGCGCAAGCGCTATGTGCATTCGCTGGGTGTTGCCGAGACCGCACTTCATCTGGCCGAGGTCTACGGCGTTGACCGCTTTGATGCCGCTGCCGCCGGCTTGATCCACGACTGGGACAAGGTGCTTTCCGATGACGAGCTCGTGGCCCGCGCGCTTCACTATGGCATCAAGGTTGCCGGCTCTCCTTCGGCCGCGACACCGCTGCTGCATGGCCCAGTTGCCGCCTATGAGCTTCCGCAGCTTTTTCCCGGGCTGTCGCCGGCGGTCTTTCAGGCTGTCGACCGTCACACCGTGGGAGCTTGCGACATGACGCCGCTCGATATGGTGGTCTTTGTGGCCGATGCCATCGAGCCCAACCGCCACGGCGACTATGCGCATGCGCTGCGCAAGATGGTGGGGGAGTCGACGCTCGATGAGTTGTTCTTCTCCTGTTTTGCGCAGGGTTTGGTCTATGTGATCCAGTCCGGGCGTTATCTTTATCCCACGGCTATTACGATTTACAACCATTACGCCCAGCTACGCTAG
- the nadD gene encoding nicotinate-nucleotide adenylyltransferase, with product MSLRGGIGLPELPLEDGQEFRLGIMGGTFDPIHYGHLVTAEQARESLDLDAVLFMPAGTPAFKLDKPVTPAEDRYAMTVLATAANPAFLASRFEIDRPGVTYTADTLHALRDFYPPQVKLYFITGADAIIDIVTWHDAERIAELATFIAATRPGFDIDTARARIKESGLPFDVRYIQIPALAISSTNIRKRVARGMSVRYLTSESVLGYIRKRRLYADLGQEDFE from the coding sequence ATGTCGCTGCGCGGTGGAATCGGTCTGCCCGAGCTTCCTCTAGAGGACGGGCAGGAGTTTAGGCTCGGCATTATGGGTGGCACCTTTGATCCCATCCATTACGGGCACCTGGTGACCGCTGAGCAGGCGCGTGAGTCCCTCGACTTGGATGCCGTGCTCTTTATGCCGGCGGGCACGCCTGCCTTTAAGCTTGACAAGCCGGTGACGCCTGCCGAGGATCGTTATGCCATGACGGTCCTCGCCACCGCCGCGAACCCGGCCTTTTTGGCGAGCCGGTTCGAGATCGACCGCCCGGGCGTAACCTATACGGCTGATACGCTTCATGCCCTTCGCGACTTTTACCCGCCGCAGGTAAAGCTCTACTTTATTACGGGCGCCGATGCGATTATCGATATCGTGACCTGGCATGATGCCGAACGAATCGCTGAGCTTGCTACCTTTATTGCGGCGACACGACCGGGCTTTGATATCGATACAGCGCGTGCCCGAATCAAAGAGTCGGGGCTGCCGTTCGACGTGCGCTATATTCAGATTCCGGCGCTGGCGATCAGCTCGACGAACATTCGTAAGCGAGTTGCCCGCGGCATGAGCGTGCGCTATCTTACGAGCGAGTCCGTGCTCGGCTACATTCGCAAACGCAGGCTATATGCCGATTTGGGCCAAGAAGATTTTGAGTGA